The Elaeis guineensis isolate ETL-2024a chromosome 13, EG11, whole genome shotgun sequence genome includes a region encoding these proteins:
- the LOC105056056 gene encoding nuclear transcription factor Y subunit B-3 — protein sequence MADSDNESGGQNNSNAAGNSEFSSPREQDRFLPIANVSRIMKKALPANAKISKDAKETVQECVSEFISFITGEASDKCQREKRKTINGDDLLWAMTTLGFEEYVEPLKVYLHKFREMEGEKGSTSSSQSQHKEGGSGGAIGNSGGGGVGMYGGGGGGGMMMMGQQMYGSPPSYHHQMPLGGKGSMGSGGGGSSTSSSAGLGRHGRV from the coding sequence ATGGCGGATTCGGACAACGAGTCGGGAGGGCAGAACAACAGCAATGCGGCGGGGAACAGCGAGTTCTCGTCGCCCAGGGAGCAGGATCGCTTCCTGCCGATCGCGAACGTGAGCCGGATCATGAAGAAGGCCCTCCCGGCGAACGCCAAGATCTCCAAGGACGCCAAGGAGACGGTCCAGGAGTGCGTCTCCGAGTTCATCAGCTTCATCACCGGCGAGGCCTCCGACAAGTGCCAGCGGGAGAAGCGCAAGACCATCAACGGCGACGACCTCCTCTGGGCCATGACCACCCTCGGCTTCGAGGAGTACGTCGAACCCCTCAAGGTCTACCTCCACAAGTTCCGGGAGATGGAAGGCGAGAAGGGCAGCACCTCGTCGTCCCAATCCCAGCACAAGGAAGGAGGTAGCGGCGGCGCTATCGGTAACAGCGGCGGCGGCGGTGTCGGAATgtatggtggtggtggtggtggagggATGATGATGATGGGGCAGCAGATGTATGGCTCGCCGCCGTCGTAtcaccatcagatgccattgggTGGGAAAGGCAGTATGGGGAGTGGTGGTGGTGGGAGTTCTACCTCTTCTTCAGCTGGGCTTGGAAGGCACGGCAGGGTATGA